One Mesorhizobium loti genomic window carries:
- a CDS encoding cellulase — MTDWSRRRVLSTALSTALVPAAAVLAPLSSTQPAQSASGEWRFRRGVNAWPWFALTREFPAPRTDYDWPPFQSQRPVPTPDDLRRLRATGLDFIRLPVDPGPFLAGDAATRGKLLDMLDAAVSATLDAGLGIIVNVQANGATHYWNPDRMVSSTAAPEFAAYRALVGEFAGRLERFTSGMVALEPVNEPPQSCDSNVWSQVQASLLTAARASSAALPLVVTGGCGSMVSGLAALDPAPLAAFEPILFTFHFYEPYLFSHQGAPWMREPVYRALNNVPWPASAGSLEQTLASVRARMAGDTETSEADKRAAYAETERVLKVYFDAQPDRWFIDKYLSQARAWADSHGIAPNRIIMGEFGALRTDARYTAAPIADRARYISDVRQSAEAAGFPWAFWDLFDGMGMMDDTTRALDPAMVEALGLRMPG; from the coding sequence ATGACCGACTGGTCGCGACGGCGGGTCCTGAGCACGGCGCTCTCGACGGCGCTGGTGCCCGCTGCCGCGGTGCTGGCGCCGCTTTCTTCCACACAGCCGGCGCAGTCCGCCAGCGGCGAATGGCGCTTCCGGCGCGGCGTCAACGCCTGGCCCTGGTTTGCGCTGACGCGCGAGTTTCCCGCGCCGCGCACCGACTATGACTGGCCGCCCTTCCAGTCGCAGCGGCCGGTGCCGACCCCAGACGACCTCCGCCGGCTGCGCGCCACCGGGCTCGACTTCATCCGCCTGCCCGTCGATCCCGGCCCGTTCCTGGCCGGAGACGCTGCCACGCGCGGCAAGTTGCTGGACATGCTGGATGCCGCTGTCAGCGCCACGCTCGACGCCGGTCTCGGCATCATCGTCAATGTCCAGGCCAACGGCGCCACGCATTACTGGAACCCCGACCGCATGGTCTCCAGCACCGCCGCGCCCGAATTCGCGGCCTATCGCGCACTCGTCGGCGAGTTCGCCGGCAGGCTGGAGCGGTTCACATCAGGAATGGTCGCGCTGGAGCCGGTCAACGAACCGCCGCAATCCTGCGATTCCAACGTCTGGTCGCAGGTCCAGGCATCCCTGCTGACGGCGGCCAGGGCGTCGTCCGCAGCCTTGCCGCTGGTCGTCACCGGCGGCTGCGGCTCGATGGTGAGCGGGCTGGCAGCCCTCGATCCGGCGCCGCTGGCGGCCTTCGAGCCGATCCTGTTCACCTTCCACTTCTACGAGCCCTATCTGTTCAGCCACCAGGGCGCGCCGTGGATGCGCGAGCCGGTCTATCGCGCGCTGAACAATGTGCCGTGGCCGGCCTCCGCCGGTTCGCTCGAACAGACGCTCGCCTCCGTCAGGGCACGCATGGCTGGGGATACCGAGACCTCGGAAGCGGACAAAAGGGCCGCCTATGCCGAAACCGAGCGCGTGCTGAAAGTCTATTTCGACGCCCAGCCGGATCGCTGGTTCATCGACAAATATCTCAGCCAGGCGCGCGCCTGGGCCGACAGCCACGGCATCGCGCCCAACCGCATCATCATGGGCGAATTCGGCGCGCTGCGCACCGACGCCCGCTACACCGCCGCCCCCATCGCCGACCGCGCCCGCTACATATCCGATGTCCGGCAGAGCGCCGAGGCGGCCGGCTTCCCCTGGGCCTTCTGGGACCTCTTCGACGGCATGGGCATGATGGACGACACCACGCGCGCGCTCGACCCTGCGATGGTCGAGGCGCTGGGGTTGAGGATGCCGGGGTAG